One stretch of Leptospira bourretii DNA includes these proteins:
- a CDS encoding LB_289 family protein produces the protein MKRTELERRERELRKAEKKKILPGQKEAMSVGDYIDALFGMFRYDSDEIFNASDDENILELLENMKMEHPEKQWDVIIRKAVNKTKVEQKEKAYDSLRILAGIPAVTA, from the coding sequence ATGAAACGTACGGAACTAGAACGCAGGGAAAGAGAACTGCGAAAGGCAGAAAAGAAAAAGATCCTACCTGGTCAAAAAGAGGCCATGAGTGTAGGGGATTACATTGACGCCCTTTTTGGAATGTTTCGTTATGATTCGGATGAGATTTTTAATGCATCCGATGACGAAAACATTTTAGAACTTCTGGAAAACATGAAAATGGAACACCCAGAAAAACAATGGGATGTAATCATCCGCAAAGCAGTCAATAAAACCAAAGTAGAACAAAAAGAAAAGGCTTACGATTCCCTTCGTATCCTTGCAGGAATTCCTGCAGTCACTGCTTAA
- a CDS encoding MbnP family copper-binding protein, producing MNIFKKFFIFLSVLGVISCDPNSKSDDNQTLALLALAMPQAVNLEFEALANGQKITSGSNTLADARTVRFSDFRMFISEVKLIRADGSTSDVSLSTDNVWQSNGVALVDLETSKTAETNTKVSGSVAPGAYTGVQFSVGVPEALNHLDKNVQPAPLNVSSMYWAWTSGYKHANIEFSYNGTDYTLLHLGSTTCSGAPNYGNCSKKYRASITLTGQFSASNQKISFDVDKLLTGHTFGAMGMCMPGTAAPCDTLVQAFGLNISSGAVDSSITQRVFSLK from the coding sequence ATGAATATATTTAAGAAATTTTTTATTTTCCTTTCGGTGTTGGGAGTTATTTCCTGCGATCCGAATTCCAAATCAGATGACAACCAAACATTGGCACTGTTGGCTTTGGCTATGCCACAAGCTGTGAATCTAGAGTTTGAGGCACTTGCGAATGGACAAAAAATTACCTCTGGTTCCAATACTTTGGCAGATGCAAGAACCGTTAGATTTAGTGATTTCCGGATGTTTATTTCTGAGGTAAAGCTAATAAGAGCAGATGGCTCAACATCGGATGTGTCGTTGTCAACAGACAATGTTTGGCAATCCAATGGTGTAGCGCTTGTTGATTTAGAAACTTCTAAAACTGCAGAAACAAATACCAAGGTATCGGGTAGTGTCGCACCTGGAGCATATACGGGAGTTCAATTTTCTGTGGGGGTTCCTGAGGCACTAAATCATTTAGATAAAAATGTCCAACCGGCACCACTTAATGTTAGTTCTATGTATTGGGCATGGACAAGTGGATACAAACATGCAAATATTGAGTTTAGTTATAATGGAACTGATTATACTCTTTTACATCTTGGGTCGACTACTTGTAGTGGAGCGCCTAATTATGGTAATTGTTCAAAAAAATACAGAGCTTCGATTACTCTGACAGGTCAATTTTCCGCAAGTAATCAAAAGATTTCTTTTGATGTAGATAAGTTACTCACAGGACATACCTTTGGCGCAATGGGTATGTGTATGCCGGGAACTGCAGCACCTTGTGATACCTTAGTCCAAGCTTTTGGATTGAATATTAGTAGTGGAGCAGTTGATAGTTCCATCACACAACGAGTGTTTAGTCTTAAATAA
- a CDS encoding LIC_11090 family protein, whose protein sequence is MFFRRWIAGSLALFLCTQFLFLGSGLLGYCVESASKICQCNHGSKKEKHGNAEDKLFSEDRESSTSLVSSHDHGNSSEETLKPSCHDAKSGEAHLCSCKKQKKDALNLRTHHQTMDRPNLAMKLVPSSDTIYTMTESPSTLLDGKIPTLLRPPRI, encoded by the coding sequence ATGTTCTTTAGACGGTGGATTGCCGGTAGTTTGGCCCTATTCCTTTGTACCCAATTCCTATTTTTAGGGAGTGGGCTACTAGGGTATTGCGTAGAGTCTGCGTCAAAAATCTGCCAGTGCAACCATGGATCCAAAAAGGAAAAACATGGGAATGCAGAAGATAAACTTTTTTCCGAAGACAGAGAATCTTCCACTTCCTTGGTTTCCTCGCATGACCATGGGAACAGTTCGGAAGAAACTCTCAAACCGAGTTGCCACGATGCAAAATCGGGAGAGGCCCATCTTTGTTCCTGCAAAAAACAAAAAAAAGATGCCCTTAATTTACGAACCCATCACCAAACGATGGATAGGCCCAATTTAGCAATGAAATTGGTTCCCTCTTCTGATACCATTTATACAATGACTGAGTCTCCTTCCACTCTTCTGGATGGAAAAATCCCCACTTTACTAAGACCACCACGTATCTAA
- a CDS encoding MbnH family di-heme enzyme — MKYFHFPLFVLFVFLFGCNIFPFQKKENNDDMLLAALGILATASDWVWDLPPGFPVPNVPSDNPMSKAKVELGRFLFYEKKLSGNGTMACSSCHFQSLAFADGKDFPSGITNQAHPRNAQHLSNVAYMPRLTWSNPKMTSLELQARAPMFGESPVELGLQNNNFLNELSSNVIYPPMFERAFGGSGINEQNVRYALASFQRSMISGNSRYDQYTFRNNRSALTASEVRGLNLFNGETAECFHCHGGFNFTDTSFHGGATEEFFYHSNGIHTDAYYAGLPSNKRGLFDLTGVASDTGKFRAPSLRNIGVTYPYMHDGIFMCADANNPDKAAGAAAGKTKIDCARDALTQVVDHYRSGGQAHSGKDGALIRPFTISDSQRDDMVNFLLALTDDEFLTNPKFASPF, encoded by the coding sequence ATGAAGTATTTTCATTTTCCATTGTTTGTTTTATTTGTTTTTTTGTTTGGTTGTAACATTTTTCCGTTCCAGAAAAAAGAAAACAATGATGATATGTTGTTAGCTGCTCTTGGGATCTTGGCAACTGCTTCCGACTGGGTTTGGGATTTACCACCTGGTTTCCCTGTGCCAAATGTTCCATCTGATAATCCTATGTCGAAGGCGAAAGTAGAACTCGGTCGGTTTTTGTTTTATGAAAAGAAACTTTCTGGAAATGGAACAATGGCATGTAGCAGTTGCCATTTTCAATCTTTGGCATTTGCAGATGGAAAGGATTTTCCCAGTGGGATTACAAACCAAGCCCATCCAAGAAACGCGCAACATCTTTCTAATGTAGCCTATATGCCTAGACTTACTTGGAGTAATCCTAAAATGACAAGTTTGGAACTGCAAGCCCGTGCTCCCATGTTTGGAGAATCACCGGTAGAACTAGGTTTACAAAATAATAATTTTTTAAATGAACTATCGTCCAATGTTATTTACCCGCCAATGTTTGAACGTGCTTTCGGTGGTTCTGGAATTAACGAACAAAATGTACGATATGCCCTTGCTAGTTTCCAAAGATCGATGATTTCTGGAAACTCCAGATATGACCAATACACGTTTAGAAATAACAGATCAGCTTTAACTGCTTCTGAAGTAAGAGGACTCAATTTATTTAATGGTGAAACGGCAGAATGTTTTCATTGCCATGGGGGGTTTAATTTTACGGACACATCTTTTCATGGTGGGGCAACGGAAGAATTCTTTTATCATAGCAACGGAATTCACACGGATGCTTATTACGCCGGACTTCCGAGCAACAAACGAGGATTATTCGATTTAACGGGAGTTGCATCTGATACGGGAAAATTTCGTGCTCCATCATTGCGTAATATTGGGGTTACTTACCCTTACATGCATGATGGTATTTTTATGTGTGCTGATGCCAACAATCCTGACAAAGCCGCAGGTGCTGCTGCTGGGAAAACAAAGATTGATTGTGCCAGAGATGCGCTGACGCAAGTGGTGGATCACTACCGTTCGGGTGGGCAGGCTCATAGTGGGAAAGATGGGGCACTCATTCGGCCATTTACCATTAGCGATTCTCAACGAGATGACATGGTGAATTTCCTTTTGGCCCTTACGGACGATGAGTTCTTAACCAATCCTAAGTTTGCGAGTCCCTTTTGA